The genomic stretch GTCAAGAGCCTCCCTGTAAAGCGGAAGGGCTTCACTCTCTTTGCCGGTTTTCTCAAGCACCTCGCCGAGCTCAATGACCACATCGCGCTCCTCCATGACGCTTCCCAGCGAGCGGAAGGTGGCAAGGGCCCTGCGGTAGCAGGCCTCCGCCTCCCTGCTGTTTCCCATGGAGAGGCAGGTTCTCCCCAGGGAGACCTCGGTGAGGGCTTTTTTCTTTATCTCTCCCGATTTCTCCAGGAGGGCGCAGGCCTTGAGGAAGGCCTGCTGCGCTTCCTTGCAGGAGCCCATTGAGAAATAGGTGGAGCCCATCCCGGTGAGGGCGAGGGTTTGAAGCCTTTTGTCCGGTGATCCCCCGGCCCTTTTTGCGGCTTCTTCAAAGTGGTGGAGGGCCTTCTCATTGTTCTTGAGCTCCCGGTGGAGAATCGCCAGGTAGCACTGGATATTCACCTCATTGTCAAGGTGGCCTGTGCTCCTGAATAAGGCGAGGGCCTTTTCAAGGGGCTTTATCGCTTCCCCGGGGCAGCCCTTTTCAATAAGAAGCTGGCCGCTCAAAAAGAGTATAAGGCCCTCGAAAGGCCTGGCCTTGGCCTCTTCAAAGATGGCAAGGGCCCTCTGGTAATTATCTCCGGCCTGCTCGAGCCTCCCGGCGACATGGAAGAAGAAGCCTGTCATGAAGGTTGCGAGACCCTCTTCCATAGGGTCCTTCTTTTCACGGGCATGGAGGATCCATTCCCTGTACCCTTCCAGGATTGACGAGAGGAGCGTCTCGTCAAGAGCGATGCCCTTTATGATTTCCGAAGCCGCGGAGTCCTGGAAAGAGATCAGCTTGTCGGCAGTGCTCAGCTCATCCATGCGGAATGCGGCATTCACGATGGTGTTGATGATCTCATTGTAAGCGATGGCACGGTCAGGCACTTCCTTCAGGGAGCCGATTTCCTTGAAAGCCCTCCGGATGTCCCGGGAGGCCCTCTCGCTGTCAAAGGTGGCAATGGAGATGCCTATGATTCCTGCGAGGTCCTCGATGAGGGCCCTGGTATCCTGCGCCTTTTCGTCGGCTGCCAGGGCCTTTTCATAGTAAGCAAGCGCCCTGTCGTATTGTGAGCGCTGGATCGAGAGCATGGCGAGAGCCCTGAGTATGCCGGCCATGGAGAGTGCATCCGGGGAGGCCTCCGGCTCCTGAGGCGCAAGAGAGAGCGCCTCCTGGTATGAGGCCAGGGCCTTTTCATAATCCCCGGCCCCTTTATGAATATCGCCCATCGCTTTCAGGCATTCCATCATTCCCTGGCGGTACGATCCTGCCCGGTAGCATTTCAATGCCTCCTGGTAGGCCTCAAGGGCCAGGGCGGGGCTGTCTTTCTGGTTCATCAGCACTCTTCCCTCGATTGCAAAAGCCTGCCCCTTCTCGAAATCGTCGGGCGCCTGAAGGGCGGCGCTCCTGAGAGCCTTGAGGAGCACCCGGTATTCTTCCCTGTCCCTTGTAAAGAAAATGAGGTTGAGGGCCTTCTCACAGGCGGTTATCTGCCCCCTTGCATCATGGGCGCCCTGAAAGACCCCGAGTGCCTTTCTGCAGGCGGCGGCGCTCTTGTCCCAGCAGTTCTGCCGCCCGTAAATGCCGGCAATGCCGAGGAGTGCCTCACCCGCGGCACTTTCATTTGAGATGAGCCGGTAAATCTCACATGAGCCTGAGAGCAAGGTGAGAGCCTTTTCAGACTCCGCCTCCCTGACGGCAAGGTCCGCCTCAGCCTCAAGAAGCCTGGCGGCAAGGTAGGGCATCTCCCGTTCCGCCATGAGCTCGCGGGCTTCTTTAAGGTCCTGGCGCGCCTTCACGAATTCCCTTTTTTCCCCGTAAAGAAGGGCCCGCTCCAGAAGGCCCTTGATTCTTCTCAGCATATCCTGTGCCCCGATGGCCCTCTTTATCGCCTCATCGAAATTTTTTCCTGCGAGATCAAGCTCCCCTTTCTCTCTCAGCAGCTCTCCCCTCAGCAGGAAGAAATCGATGTGGCCCTCAGGGGGGAGCTTTTCAGGAAGCCTGCCTTCCAGTGAGGAGAGAAACGCATAGGCTTCCTGCTTCCTGTTTCTCCCCGATGCCGATGCTATCAGGGCAAGCCGGGAGGAGAACTCGCCCCCTGATTCTTTCTGGGCTTTGAACAGGTCCAGGGCTTCAGCGGCCTCCTGGGATGCCTGGAAGAATCTTTTCCCTTCAAGATGGAGCTCCGCCCACCGCAGGTGGCAGAGTGCCTCGCTTTTTCCGTCGCGGTTTTTTCTCGCCTCGGCAAGCCATTCCCGAAGAGCCTTCTCGCACTCTCCGTACCGGCTTTCTTCAAGTGAGGTGGCGGCCTTTTTCGCAGGGGACGGCAGGCTTTCCTTCCCCCGGAGGGAGCGGGCAGGAAAAAGAAGGAGCAGCAAAAGAGCAAGCAGGGCAAAGTGAGGGGCGCGGTGCTCTTTCATGGAGGCGCCTAGCGGGGTTCAGCCAGGGAGCCCATGAACAGAATCGATTTCGTGCTGCCGTCAACGATGGCAAAGAAAAACGGGCGGTCGGCCTTGAAGGTGAATTTCTTGGGAGGCTCCATCATGGCCGTATCACGAATCTCCACGGAAGTGACTGCCGCGGCGACGGTGCCTTCCTCGTTCACCTCGACGAAGCTTTTATGGAGCACGGAGCTTATCGTGAGGAAAGTGTCGCTCATCCTGGAAAACTGCGCCCGGAAGCTGTCAAAGGAAGCCCCCATCCCGAGAGCTTTCAGGGATTTATTGAGCTCTGCCATGAATTCGCACCTGAAGCGGGGGATTTCCACGGTGCCCTCGGCATCCTCGAATTTTTCCATCCAGGACTTCCACGCCGTGCTGCTGAGCTTCCCGTGGAACTCGTCAAGCGAGGAGTTCCTGTCCGGCAGGAAGAGATACATGGCGAGCTTTTTGTCTCCGTAGGGAAGGCGCAGCGCCTGGAACTTGTCGCCGCGGTAATAGAGATATGATCCTGACTGCGCCATGAAGGGGCAGTTCTTTTTCTTTCCGCCTGCCATGGTGAAGGGCTTCTGCGCCGTGAGCTTTTTATCGAATCTCTGTGACCATGCCCCCTTGAAATACACGGCGTTTATAATATAGAGCACGGCGTTGGGGGGCACCTTGTCCACGATGGAGGTGATTTTCCCCTTGGTGTTCTTTTTCACCCACTCGTTGATGAGGGCCGCATCGATACCGACCTTTACCTCTGCGCTGTATGACTCCCTGGCCTTCTTGATAAACTGCGGGCTGAAGGACATTCCCGTGCGCAGCCAGAGAGAGTTGGCTATGGCGATGTCTACTTTGGGATCGGCCTTTTTCAGAGAATTAATGAGGAGCTTGTTGAGGGCGTTTACCTCGTTTTCCGGCATTCCATAGATGGTGAGGACCTTGGCGATGCCGTTCATTGTCTCTCCCTGGGCGCCGTTCCAGGCGATAGCCAGGGCAAGCGCGATGCTCGTGGGAGAGATAAAGACGTTCTTGTGCTTGTTTTCCTTCAGGAGATCGGAGTAAAGGGAGAAGCCGAAGGTGTTATAGCTTGCGGCAATCTTATCCGGCCCGCTCTGGCTTTTAGCGGCCGCCTCTCCCGGCCCTGCCGCGGCCATGGCGGCGAAGGCAATCGAAATGAGCAGGATCAGCAAGAGAGCAATTCTTCCTGTGCGCATGAGCAGTTCTCCTTCCGGTTCCTTTCCGGCTTACTTGTCAAGAAGGGTGAGATGGGGGGCGGGGAGCGTGTCCTTCTTTGCCGGCTTCATGGGGTTCAAAGGTTTTTTCAATGCCTCTCACTTCTTCGCCGTCATGGATATTCCTTCTTCCGGTTCATTCCTGCGGCGGTGTCATTGAAAGGCCGTGAAGCGCTATTCGCCGCCGCCCTTTGAGCGGATGAAAGCGGCAATCTCCTTATGGGAGTGGATAAGGGCGCATTGCAGGGGAGTCTGTCCTTTCTTGTTCCTGGCGTTGATATCGGCCCCCCGGGAGATGAGGAACTCCGCAAGATCGCGGTAGCCTTTAATAGCCACCTCGTGGAGAGGCGTATTGCCATGTTTTGAAGGGGCGTTGACGTCGGTGCCGGCCTGCACCAGCACCCTCACGATGTGGCGGTAGCCCTTTGCAGCCGCGCCCTGGAGTGGAGTCTGCCCGGTTTTTGTCTTTGCATTGACACTGGCGCCCCGGGAGTAAAGAAGCGTCACCATGTCAAGATGGCCTCCTGAAGCGGCGCTGTGGAGAGGGGTAAGACCGGCCTTTGTCTTGGCGTTGACATCAGCGCCCCTGGCGACGAGAAGCTCGGCGATCTTCTGGTGCCCTCCCACGGCAGCGCTGTGGAGCGGCGTCGAGCGCACGTTGGTCTTTGCGTTGATGTCGGCGCCGAAGGAGGTGAGGAATTCCACGACTTGGTAGTGCCCCCAGAAGGAAGCCCAGTGGAGGGGCGTCATGTTGAAGCTGTCTCTCTTGTCGATGTTTTTCTTATCGACTACGGCCAGCTCCTTGATTTTTTCGAGATTGCCGGTAGATGCGTAATCGTGAATCTCTGCCATGGTGCTCCCTGCGGTCCGAGGTTAAGATCTCTATAACTATTCAACAGGTGCCATAGGAATCTCCTCTGTCCCGGTCGCCTCCCATGAGGCATAATTCCCCGTTCTGTCGCTGAAAGGCCGGCACGGGCCTTTCAGCGCATTACGCATGAAAAATGCTCATTGACAAAGGGATGGTGTGAGATTTTTTCAACAGCCGCCTCGAGGCGCTCAAGGGGAGCTTTCTTGAGGGCAAGCATCACATGGGCTCCCTGGCGTCCCGGGAGCTCTTCCTGCATGACCTGCCTTATGGAGAGCCCGCTCTCTCCCAGTATTGTGGCTATCTTTCCAAAAACGCCGGGCTTGTCCTGCACCGTGAGCCTCACGTACCAGTCTGCCTCGAAGGAGGCCTGGTCCTCCCTGTGGCTTCTCGCCTTCACCTTGAAGAACCCCGGGAGGTTCACCATGTAAGCTCTCGATTTCCTGGATACTTCCAGAATGTCCCTCACGATTGATCGCGCCGTGGGAATGGCGCCGGCGCCCTTGCCGATATGAGTGATGGGCTCCTGTCTCCCCTTGAGATAGAGAGCCAGGGCGTTATTCTCTTCTCTCACTGCCGCAAGGGGGTGGTGAGAAGGGACAAGGGCCGGTGACACCACGAGGGTGAGGGCCGATCCTTCACTTTTTGCAAGCACCAGGGGCTTGATGGTGACGCCCCACTCCTGGAACGCCATGCGGTCGGCGGGGATGAGTCCTTCAATACCTTTCCTGTAAATATCCCTGTAATTGACGGGCTCGTTGAAAAGGATAGAGGCAAGGATGGCAAGCTTCTGTGAGGCGTCGGTGCCCGATATGTCAAGGGTGGGATCGGCCTCGGCGAAGCCCTTCTGCTGGGCAATCCCGATGGCCTCATCGAGTGCCATGCCTTCCATGAAGCGGGTAAGGACGTAGTTGCTTGTCCCGTTCACGATCCCTTCGATTCCTTCTATGTCATGGAGGCCTGGAAACTTGAGCAGATCGTCCACAATAGGGATCTCTCCGCAGACACTCGCTTCAAAGCCAAGGTTTCTCCTGGAGCGGTCCGCTGCCTGGAAGATCTCCACGCCGCATTCCGCGAGGAGCGCCTTGTTTGCCGTCACGACATCTTTCCCCTTCGCGAGGGCTTCCAGCACGAATGTCCTTGCCGGCTCGATCCCTCCCATCACCTCGAGCACGATGTCCACGGTGGGATCGTCCAGGATATCGGCGGCATTGCCGGTGAGCTTTATGCCGGTTACGCCCTTTCGCTTCTTTTTCTCGTTTTTCACCAGCGCCAGCGGGAAGTGAAGGTCAAAGACGCCTTTTTCGTGGCTGTAGAGGTCCCTGGCATAATGGAGCACGCCGCCTCCCACGGTCCCGAGCCCCATCATGCCCACGACGACGGAGCGGTCCATGAAAAGCCCTTTGTAGAGAGCCATCAGAATGTCGGGGAGCCCCCTCTTTTTTACGAGGAATTCAAAGGTGGTGTCGGTGAGGAGCTGCGGAGACTTGTGCACTATTGTCATGCCGAATTTTTCGGGATTCTCGGCGGCATGGAGAGTTCTGTGGATCCTCGAGAGGGTCTCGGGGTTTTCCCCAAGGCCGTCGCCGACGATTTTCACCAGGACCTGGTCCCTTGAGAGATGGCTTGTGAACCTGGACTCAAGCCTCGAGAGATCGGGATGGTACCGGTCCAGCACCAGCGAGAGCCGCCCGGAGGTCTCCGATGCCATGAGCGTCGAGACGCCCCCGAGGCTGTTCACCCCGCTGCGGAAAGCCTGGGCCTCCTCTTCGCTGCGCGGATAGAGGGTGAAGAGCTGCGTCCCTTCGAGGCATGTAATGCCGCGGGGCTCACCCAGGTGCCGGTGGACGCTTGATATGACCGTGCCCGGGTGCTCGGGCCTGAAGGTGTTCTTGATGATAAGCCTTATGTGCTTCCCTTTTTTCACCGCCTGGAAAACGGCGTACATGGCTTTTTCAAAGAGGACCCGGGAGCCGAAGGCCGCCATCTGGAAGGCCTCCTCGTAGGAGAGCTCGGGGATGGACTCAGGGTGGCCCATGGCGTTAAACTGCGGGGGAAGAAAGGGCGGGGCGATCCGGTAGATACCGTCCACGTCAGTCCATATCTCCACGTCCTTCTTGAGGGCCGCTCCCAGCACGGCCGCTGTGTAATCGGAGCCGCCGCGCCCGAGGGTGGTCCTCCTCCCGCCTGCGGTGAAGCCGATGTAGCCTGGAAATACTATGTGATCCTTCGCGGCGATTATGCGGGATGCGATCTTTTCAAGGCTCTCCTCGAGGATATCGGCGTTTCCAAAGGCGTCGTTGGTCTGGAAGTGGAATTCCCGCGGATGGGCGGCTATGAAGCGAAGGCCTGACGATGCAAGCAGTGAGGCCATTATTTTCGCCGAGAGTACCTCGCCGAATCCCATGAGGGCGTCATAGGCCTCATCCTTCGAGGCATAGGCTCCCCTCTTCACTTCCTGTACCAGGCCCCTCAGCTCCTGCTCCTCGGCGCCGAGGACTGACGGGGAGAGGTCAAGGTCTTTCAGGATCCTGTGATGGCGGGCCAGGATGGCCTCAAGGAGCTTTGTGCCCTCCTTTTTCTCCAGGAGCTGTGACGTGAGATCCTTGAGGGAGTCGGTGATTTTCAGCTCTCCCGGCGCTGCTCCCAGGGCCGAGACGACCACCACAGGATTCAGCTTCATCGACGAGGAGACTATTGCCGCTACTTTTCTGAAGCATTCGGCGCCTGCAAGGGAGCTTCCCCCGAACTTGATGATCCTCTTGGTATGCATGATGCAGCTCCTTCCATGGGATTCTATAATCAGTCTTGGCGGGTCTATTGAGCCTGGGGGCCTTCCTGCTCAATGATGCGGGCGCCCTCTGCCGTGATGGAGGTGACGCAGGCCCTGCAGGAGATGCCTTTCTTCCTGAACTCCGAGGCCATGGCCTCGGCGACGGCTTCGCTGCTGCCCCTGCAGAAAGCCAGGACCGTGGAGCCGGAGCCTGAGAGGCAGGCGCCGAGGGCGCCGCAGGCCAGGGCAGCATCGACGGCTTCCCTGAATCCCCTGATAAGGGGTGCCCGGTAGGGCTCGTGGATCCTGTCGGTCATCGCGTCACGCAGATAGGCATGCTCTCCCGTGATGAGGGAGTATATGAGGAGAGAGACGCTCTGGAGCGAGGTCACCACATCAGTGAGGGAATATGCCTGAGGGAGGACTTCCCTGGCGGCGCTGGTGCTTATCTTGATATCGGGGATGGCAAGGGCCACCTCCAGAGGCGCCCCCAGCGGGACGGAGAGCGGTACGGAGGAGTCCCCCGATCTCCTTGCGATGACCACGCCGCCGCGAAGGGCCGCAAGGACGTTGTCGGGGTGGCCTTCCATTTCGACGGCAAGCCCTGTGAGGGCTTCCGGGGTGAGTGTCCCCCCTGAGAGTCTCTGCGCGGCAAGAAGCCCTGCGACCACTGCAGAGGCGGAAGAGCCCAGGCCCCTTGAGGCGGGAATGACGTTGTGCTGCCTTATGGCGAGGGGTGGAACCTCCTTGCCGGCCAGGCTCATCCCCCTCGAGAGGGCCCTGTAGAGGAGGTTCTGCTCATCGGCGGGAATTTCTCCGTCTCCCCCTTCGCCTTCCACCGTAATGGTGAGCTTCGTGCCTCCCGGGCAGACAGTACAGGTATTGTACATGGCAAGGGCGATGCCGAGGACATCGAAGCCCGGCCCGATATTTGCCGAAGTGGCGGGAACCCTGACGGTGAAAGGGGAGTCTTTACACATAAGCAGTGATATTCTATGGAAAGCTCACCGAAATCCTTTCTTGCCGATATCTTCCTCCGGGAGCGGGCCCCGGGCCTGTGAGGGGGGCATGGCATCACACCATGTTGCGGCAAGCTGAGGGGCGCTCTCATCTCATTGGACGAGGCTTCCTTACCCCCTCTTCATACATGAGGAATGGCTCACCGTCTGACTGCGAGCCGAAGGCGACGGTGAGGCGGTGGGGAGCTTTCCCCCTTATGGTGAGAGTCCGCAGGCCGTGGAGCAGGTGGAGATGGCAGGCCTCGCAGAGGGTGATGAGGTTCCAGGGGTCATCGGTGCCGCCCTGGGAGCGCCTGATGATATGGTGCACGTGGAGGTGCCTGCGGCAGCGACAACCGGGTGACTGGCAGCGGAATCGGTCGCGCTTCAGGATCCTGTGGTGATGGGCAGCCTTCTGGAATTCGCCCTCGGTGGAGAGGTAGTCCGCCATGAGGGCGGCAAGGAATTGTTCTTCCGGGGGAATCAGGGCATAGGAGGGATGCAAGGTAACCGGCTCTTTACCCTCTGCTCCGACGGCCTCTGCCTGCATGGTGAGGCATAGAAAAGCCCTGGCGGCAGTGTTCCAGAGTTGATAAAGCTCTTCAGGGAGATAAAACCTGATTGCCATGGTGAGTGATGGCCTCCCGGAGGCGCCTTCTCCCTGGAGGATGTCCACAAGGAAGGTCTCTTCGGGATTTTCACCCTCGGGAAGGGTGCAGATCTGCCGGGCCTCCTCCAGGCTCGCACACAGCACGGAATTTTTTTCAACTTTCATGGCGGCCTCAGCGGTGAGCATTTCGTCAACATCGCTGAAATGGTTCCAGGGCTCGTCGAAGCGCCTGTCGCGGCTCTCCAGGGAAGCTTCGTCATCCTCGGAAAGAGGCCACGCTGAGACCGCCGAGGGGCCGCCGTACCAGGACCCGGTCCTGATGCTGTCCCGCACCTCGAAGGGAAGCTCATGATACCGCTCATCACTGAGATAGCGGAAGCCGGGGAGGAGGGTATAGCTCACCGCGGCGAAGCTGTCATACTCGATGATCCGGGCGATGCGCCCCGCCTCTTCCCTGAGGTCCGCCGTAGGGACAGACGCGGCATATTCTATCCAGGCCTCCTCGTTTTTCCCGTTCACCAGGGGGAGGATGAGCCTTGCCTGCTCCCTCGTGATGGTGCGGCTCCTGAAGGCCTTTTCGGTGAGGGAGTGGCGGCGGAATCCATTGGCTACCATGATAAACTGGCGGGCCTGCGCTTTTGAAAGGCCGCACCGTGTCTGTGCATATTCCTCGATTGATTCAAAGCCGAAGCGGGTGAAGAGCTGCCTGGCGTGCATTGCCCGCAGCAGCATTCCAGTGGCGACTTCAAGCCTCTGGCGCATCACGGCGGCCCTGATGAGCCTCCCTGCGACGGCCTTGACGGAACAGCTGCCGGGCTCCCCGCCCCGCCGGGTCTCCTCCAGCCACGAGGGGAAAAAGATATCCCAGGGCATCTCCCACGGTGAGCTCTCTGCCTCAGGAGTGTCATCCCCTGTGCCTTCCGAAAAGGCCTCTCCCTGAGCATCGCCTTTGACGGCCTCCGTTACGGGAATGGAGCCCTTCCCGGCCTCCCTGCCCCTGTAAAATACCGGGAGGCTTCCCTCCTCATCGAGGGGCGCAGGACCATGAGCGCACTTTCCCGAGGCCGTCCAGTTGGCGAGGAGGGCCTCGATGAAGCCTGCAACAGGCCCTTCATAGTGCTCCCTGTCCCGGAACATGGAGAGGGCGAAGTCCCAGGTGAGGGCAAGCGTCGGTGATACGCGGAAATGCATCATCACTCCCTCATTACCCTGCTCATCAGCAGCAGAGCCTGTGCCTTCATCGCGCTCCCTTTCTGCAAGGATCTTCCTTACCTCCCTCTCAAAGCCGCCCACTGAGAGCTTCTGAGCCCTGGCAAGCACTCCGGCCTCGTTCTCTGGTGTGGCCACCCTCGAGAGGTGCCTGAGTGCGCTCTTCGCGATTTTCCCCTGCAGGTACGCCTCTCTGGTGAGGGGAAGGGCCTCGAGAAGCTGGAAATTGTGCATCAGCTCTGATGCCGTGCGGCCCGACATCGAGAGATGCTCCACGGCAAAGGTCGCCATGGAGCGGTAGCCCAAACGATCAACTCCTTTCGTTTTGAGAGTGACAAGAAAGCCGCCCAGAACCAAGTCAAGGGCGAGTCGGCCTCTGACTGCCTGGCAGAGGGTGAAATCCAGCCGTGAGGCCCGGTTATCCCTGTCGATGAGCGGGGGCCCCCAGGCGAGTTCCTCGGTGAGCTTTTCCGCCTCGGTGAGAAGGCCTTCCCCGGTGATCTTCACCATGCGCTTCGCCCTGTCACGGGCCTCGGCGGGAAGCTCATAAGGCTCCGGGAGGAGGAGCATGTCCTCGTAATCATGGCAATACAATGGATCACCGAGGTGAAGAAGCTCTTCTTCATCGGGGAGGAACATATCGGAGATTGAGTGGGTCTCATGTGTATCCATAGTTATATGATATCATATCGATTATGAAATATCAAACAGGCTACCCCTCAAAAACCCATTCACCGCAACGATAAAAGGACGTCGCCAGATGCCTTCCAGATGGCCTGATAGGGTTGAAGAGGTCAAAAATGACCCTGAGGCTATTGAATGGCTGTTATCTGTGCGATGAGCCCCTCATGCGTCCATTCTTCAGCCCTCTGGTCAGCGGGGGAAGGCGATATATCTTTTTTTTATAGGTGCCTCCGAAGGAGCTGCTTCAATTCCCCGGGAACACGCCCCCAGGCTCTCATTCCGGATCTTAGCTCCTGGTGGCGGAATGTAATGCTTTCTCTCCCCGTGACATTGAATTCAGAAAAGGGGAGCCACAGAATTGCGCCCACCAGGAACTATCTGCTATAATCTCCTCATGCGCAGAACTTTCATTCCCCAACGGGAGCCTTTACGAGAGCCCTGCCCACCGGCAGGGGTGCGCCAGGCTGCCTGAGAGTCCTGAAGAGAACACGGGAGAAGTCTCTATGAAAAATTGTGTAAATACCGTAAAATATGCGCTCCCACTCATTGTCCTTGCGATTATCCTCTCCGGTGCCTCTCCCTCGTACCCGGAGGAAAAACTCTGCGACTTCTCCATTGAGAAGGAAAAGATGGTGATGAAGGACGGCACGGGAATCGCGATGACGTACTATCTCCCCAGGGCAGCCGGGCCGGGAGAGCGCTTTCCCGTGGTGTTCGAGCTGCTCCCTTATCGCAAGGACGACATTTTTGCCATGAGAGATTTCTCGCTCTACGCCTATTTCGCCAGGCGCGGTATTGTGATGGCGAAGGCCGATGTGAGGGGGACGGGTTCCTCCGACGGCGCCATCCCGGAAAAAGAGTATTCCGACCAGGAACTCGACGATGCCGTCGAGCTGATTGACAGACTTTCAAAGAAGCCATGGTCAAATGGCAGGGTGGGTATGTGGGGCATCTCATGGAGCGGCTTCAATGCCATCCAGGTTGCGATGCGCAGGCCCCCGGCCCTGAAGGCCATTCTCGCTGCCGATGCCTCCGATGATCTCTATCACGATGACGTGCACTATATCGACGGGATTTTTCATATCGACGAGTACGAGCTTTCCATAGAGAATGACCTGATCCTTCCCCGGTCTCCCCTCTATCCTGTTGACGAAGACTATTTCCGTGACAGGTTCGAGCGGTATCCGTGGTTTCTCACCTACAAAAAGAACCAGACCGACGGCCCTTTCTGGCGGCGGAATTCTCTCCGGTGGCAGTATCAAAAGCTCGCTGTCCCCGCATTTCTCATCG from Candidatus Eremiobacterota bacterium encodes the following:
- a CDS encoding HNH endonuclease signature motif containing protein, whose translation is MDTHETHSISDMFLPDEEELLHLGDPLYCHDYEDMLLLPEPYELPAEARDRAKRMVKITGEGLLTEAEKLTEELAWGPPLIDRDNRASRLDFTLCQAVRGRLALDLVLGGFLVTLKTKGVDRLGYRSMATFAVEHLSMSGRTASELMHNFQLLEALPLTREAYLQGKIAKSALRHLSRVATPENEAGVLARAQKLSVGGFEREVRKILAERERDEGTGSAADEQGNEGVMMHFRVSPTLALTWDFALSMFRDREHYEGPVAGFIEALLANWTASGKCAHGPAPLDEEGSLPVFYRGREAGKGSIPVTEAVKGDAQGEAFSEGTGDDTPEAESSPWEMPWDIFFPSWLEETRRGGEPGSCSVKAVAGRLIRAAVMRQRLEVATGMLLRAMHARQLFTRFGFESIEEYAQTRCGLSKAQARQFIMVANGFRRHSLTEKAFRSRTITREQARLILPLVNGKNEEAWIEYAASVPTADLREEAGRIARIIEYDSFAAVSYTLLPGFRYLSDERYHELPFEVRDSIRTGSWYGGPSAVSAWPLSEDDEASLESRDRRFDEPWNHFSDVDEMLTAEAAMKVEKNSVLCASLEEARQICTLPEGENPEETFLVDILQGEGASGRPSLTMAIRFYLPEELYQLWNTAARAFLCLTMQAEAVGAEGKEPVTLHPSYALIPPEEQFLAALMADYLSTEGEFQKAAHHHRILKRDRFRCQSPGCRCRRHLHVHHIIRRSQGGTDDPWNLITLCEACHLHLLHGLRTLTIRGKAPHRLTVAFGSQSDGEPFLMYEEGVRKPRPMR